The following DNA comes from Janthinobacterium sp. TB1-E2.
TGCCGCGGCGCAGGCGCGAGCACAGCGAGCAGGTCGTCTTGCCTTCCGGGATCAAACGCTTGACGATGCTGTAGGTATCCTGGTTTTCGATGTGGAAAGCCACGCCCAGTTCCGTCAGGTAGGCGGGCAGGATTTCCGGCGGGAAGTTCGGCTGCTTTTGATCCAGGTTGACGGCGACGATATCGAAGTGGATCGGCGCGCGTTCGCGCAAGGTCATCAAAATGTCCAGCAGCGCATAGCTATCCTTGCCGCCCGACAGGCACACCATCACCTTGTCGCCGTCTTCGATCATATTGAAGTCGCCGATGGCTTGCCCCACCAGGCGGCACAGGCGCTTGTGCAGCTTGTTGTTTTCCAGGGCGATCTTTTCCGCCTTCTTGCGCGCCAGTTTCTGCGCTTCCACGTTGGCCGGAATTTCCACGGCGGTTTCCATGACTGCGGTGTCGTTCATATTGCTCATGCTTCATCCTTGATCTTGAATACTTCCACGCCCACGCCTTCGCAGTCGGGATACACGTCCGGTTTCATGCTCGACACGCGCGCGGCGCGCACGCGCGGGTGGGCCAGCATGGCGGCGAGCACGTCGTCGACCAGGCTTTCCTGCAGCTGCACGTGGCCTTGCGCCATGCGCTTGGCGATGGTTTCGCGCATGAAGTCGTAGTCGACCACCTCTTCCAGCTGGTCATCCTTGGGCGTCGACAGGGCCAGGGGAATGTACAGGTCGACGTTGATGAGGACGCGCTGCTCGCCCTTTTTCTCGAAGTCGTAGACGCCGATGTTGATGAGGACTTCGTAATTGCGCAGGAACAGCCGGCGGCAATCGGCCAGGCGAGGGTGGGACAGGGCGGACGACATAGTTTTACCTTTTCGGGGATGCTGGAATGCTGGTTGTTCGGCAGGGCTGCTGATTATTTGGTCAAAAACATGACGTCGCGCGGCAAACCGATCAGATGCTGGCCGCCATCGACCAGCAGGGTCGTGCCCGTCAGCGCGCGCGCGCCGGCCACGTAACAGACGCAGTCGGCCACATCCTCGGGCGTGCTGGAGCGGCCCAGCGGCGTGTTTTCATGCGCCTTGGCAAAGTTCGCTTCCGTCTGCTCGCCGGAGACCATGGTGATGCCGGGGGCGATGCCCACCACGCGCACTTTCGGCGCCAGCGCCTGGGCCAGCATGGTGGTCGCCGACAGCAGCGCCGCCTTGGACAGGGTGTACGACAAAAAATCAGGATTGAGATTGTACAGTTTTTGATCCAGCAAGTTGATGACCACGGCTTGCCCGCCGCTTGGGGTGGCCTGATACAGCGCTTGCGCCAGCAGGATGGGAGCGGCCAGGTTGGCGTGCATGTGGGCGTCGAGCGCGGTGAAGGAAAAATTGCCGGCATTGTCGTATTCAAACAACGATGCGTTGTTGACCACGCAAGTCACTGGCCCCAGCGCCGCCTGTGCCTGCGGCAACAGCTGGCGCACGGCCTCTTCCTGCGCCAGGTCGCAGGGGAACGCTTGCGCGCGGCGGCCCAGCGCCGTGATTTCCGCCACCAGGCTCTGCGCTTCCTCGCGCGAGTCGCGGTAATGGACGGCGATATCCCAGCCGTCGCGCGCCAGGCCCAGCGCGATGGCGCGGCCGATGCGGCGCGCCGCGCCCGTGACGAGGGCGACGCGGGGAGTGCTGTCGAATGGCGTTGTCGTTGCTTCTGTCATGTCTTTGCTATGGTTGAGATATTCGGTGGACGCCACACTGGCGGCATGCGCCGCCGATTCGCTACAATGCGGGAATGTCTCTTCCCGCACCCGATAGCGACGCGCTGGCCGCGTCCCATGCCTTGCAGCACCAGATTGCCGCCGAAATCGCGCGCAATGACGGCGCCATTCCCTTTGTCCGCTTCATGGAGCTGGCGCTGTATGCGCCTGACCTCGGCTATTACAGCGGCGGCGCCGCCAAGCTGGGCAAAGATGGCGATTTTACAACCGCGCCGGAGATTTCGCCCCTGTTCGGCGCCACTCTGGCCCATGTGGCAGCCGCTATTATGGCGCAAACGGCCCCGCGCATCCTCGAATTCGGCGCCGGCACGGGCAAGCTGGCCTTCGATATCCTGACGGAAGCGGCGCAGGCCGGCATCGCGGTCGAACAGTATGCGATCGTCGAATTGTCCGGCGAATTGCGCGCGCGCCAGGAGCAGGCGCTGGCCGCCTTCCCGCAGGTGGTGTGGCTCGACGGCTTTCCCGACAGTTTCGAAGGGGCCGTGTTCGGCAATGAAGTGCTCGACGCCATGCCCGTCAACCTGATCAGCAAGACACCGGCCGGCTGGTGCGAACTCGACGTCAGCATTGCCGATGGCCAGTTCGTGTTTGTCGAGCGCCCGGCCGGCGCCGACGTGGCCGCGCAGATCGCCGCCCAGGTGCCCGGCGCCGATGATTTGCCCGTCGGCTATGTCAGTGAGATTCATGGCGTCGCCTGCGGTTTCATGCGCTCGCTGGCGCAGATGCTGACGAATGGCCAGGGCGGCGCGGCCGTGCTGTTCGATTATGGTTTTCCTGCACACGAGTATTACCTGGACTTGCGCGCCACGGGCACCCTGATGTGCCATTACCGCCATCACGCCCACGCGGAACCGTTTTATCTGCCCGGCTTGCAGGACATCACGGCCCACGTGGATTTTACGGCCATGGCGGTGGCGGCGCAGGATGCGGGCCTTGA
Coding sequences within:
- a CDS encoding dihydroneopterin aldolase → MSSALSHPRLADCRRLFLRNYEVLINIGVYDFEKKGEQRVLINVDLYIPLALSTPKDDQLEEVVDYDFMRETIAKRMAQGHVQLQESLVDDVLAAMLAHPRVRAARVSSMKPDVYPDCEGVGVEVFKIKDEA
- a CDS encoding SDR family oxidoreductase, translated to MTEATTTPFDSTPRVALVTGAARRIGRAIALGLARDGWDIAVHYRDSREEAQSLVAEITALGRRAQAFPCDLAQEEAVRQLLPQAQAALGPVTCVVNNASLFEYDNAGNFSFTALDAHMHANLAAPILLAQALYQATPSGGQAVVINLLDQKLYNLNPDFLSYTLSKAALLSATTMLAQALAPKVRVVGIAPGITMVSGEQTEANFAKAHENTPLGRSSTPEDVADCVCYVAGARALTGTTLLVDGGQHLIGLPRDVMFLTK
- a CDS encoding class I SAM-dependent methyltransferase, which encodes MSLPAPDSDALAASHALQHQIAAEIARNDGAIPFVRFMELALYAPDLGYYSGGAAKLGKDGDFTTAPEISPLFGATLAHVAAAIMAQTAPRILEFGAGTGKLAFDILTEAAQAGIAVEQYAIVELSGELRARQEQALAAFPQVVWLDGFPDSFEGAVFGNEVLDAMPVNLISKTPAGWCELDVSIADGQFVFVERPAGADVAAQIAAQVPGADDLPVGYVSEIHGVACGFMRSLAQMLTNGQGGAAVLFDYGFPAHEYYLDLRATGTLMCHYRHHAHAEPFYLPGLQDITAHVDFTAMAVAAQDAGLDVLAYMNQASFLLGSGIGDLLLRTDPEQVKTYLPQASAVQKLVSPAEMGELFKVLVVGHRVALPEALLSSDRSHRL